One Xenopus tropicalis strain Nigerian chromosome 8, UCB_Xtro_10.0, whole genome shotgun sequence genomic window carries:
- the ptgdr gene encoding prostaglandin D2 receptor yields the protein LNGAILLFCEPNDPKQSLVVSSSLLFAAGFLGNLIALFILWLHKLHAKKTSVFYVLVTVLTVTNLMGKCLLCPVVQVAYFQNQSLVGMTGNLNLCKVFGFLMIFCGLAPTFILLAMAVDCWLALGYPFFYQENINKKLALLVSLILYVFCLGFCCLPFFGFGRYKQYCPGTWCFIQMTAEESSTSALAYSMLYGTIMGLLILAIVFCNLMIMKNLYQMYKRENEKGIPSANFPNQQEPAGMEELEHLILLAIMTVLFAACSFPLTARVYVGAFKGEKNEYADLTVLRLLSVNSTLDPWIFIICRTSKFRGHLKALCSKIQLLSISNPFPLLDATKCDL from the exons ctaaatggAGCTATACTCTTGTTCTGCGAGCCAAATGATCCAAAGCAATCACTTGTTGTATCCAGCTCCTTGCTATTTGCTGCTGGGTTCCTGGGAAATCTCATCGCCCTTTTCATTTTGTGGCTCCACAAGCTTCATGCCAAGAAGACATCTGTTTTTTATGTCCTGGTAACTGTTCTAACAGTTACTAATCTGATGGGGAAGTGCCTGCTCTGTCCTGTGGTTCAAGTTGCTTATTTTCAAAATCAGTCTTTGGTTGGTATGACTGGCAATCTAAATCTATGCAAAGTCTTTGGCTTCCTTATGATATTTTGTGGTTTGGCTCCAACGTTTATTCTCTTGGCTATGGCAGTTGATTGTTGGCTTGCTCTGGGTTACCCATTTTTCTATCAAGAAAATATCAACAAGAAATTGGCTCTGTTGGTCTCACTTATCTTGTATgttttttgccttggtttttgCTGTTTACCTTTTTTTGGCTTTGGTAGATATAAACAATATTGTCCTGGGACATGGTGCTTCATACAAATGACTGCAGAGGAATCAAGTACAAGTGCCCTTGCTTATTCTATGCTTTATGGCACTATAATGGGTCTGCTGATATTAGCTATTGTATTTTGCAATTTGATGATTATGAAAAACCTTTATCAAATGTATAAAAGGGAAAATGAAAAGGGCATCCCCAGTGCCAACTTTCCAAACCAACAAGAACCTGCAGGCATGGAGGAACTAGAACATCTCATTCTCTTGGCTATTATGACTGTTCTGTTTGCTGCCTGTTCTTTTCCATTAACA GCACGGGTTTATGTTGGAGcatttaaaggtgaaaaaaatgaatatgctGATCTTACAGTTTTGAGGCTTCTGTCTGTAAATTCTACACTGGATCCCTGGATTTTCATCATCTGCAGAACATCCAAATTTCGTGGTCATTTAAAGGCTCTTTGCAGCAAAATCCAACTATTAAGTATTTCAAACCCCTTCCCTCTGCTAGATGCCACCAAATGTGATCTATAG